Proteins encoded by one window of Fusobacterium mortiferum ATCC 9817:
- a CDS encoding GNAT family N-acetyltransferase — MIIKRLDIEDVEFFLDLRLKLFYELQEIDKNDNIENLKNSTKEHYLKNIDKSLITYGIFKENKIVSIGSLCLFERIPYMENISGREGYILNIYTLPEYRKKGYGKQITEKLIEHSKEIGIKKLWLNASEEGKKIYLKLGFKEKNNEMEIFI, encoded by the coding sequence ATGATTATAAAAAGATTAGATATCGAAGATGTAGAATTTTTTTTAGATTTAAGATTAAAACTTTTTTATGAATTACAAGAAATAGATAAAAATGATAATATTGAAAATTTAAAAAACTCCACTAAGGAGCATTACCTAAAAAATATTGATAAGAGTTTAATAACTTATGGGATATTTAAAGAAAATAAAATAGTAAGTATAGGTTCCTTATGCTTATTTGAAAGGATACCTTATATGGAAAATATTTCTGGAAGAGAGGGATATATATTGAATATTTATACTTTACCAGAATATAGAAAGAAAGGCTATGGAAAGCAGATAACAGAAAAGTTAATAGAGCATTCTAAGGAAATAGGAATTAAAAAATTATGGTTAAATGCAAGTGAGGAAGGAAAGAAAATTTATCTTAAACTAGGATTTAAAGAGAAAAATAATGAAATGGAAATATTTATATAA
- a CDS encoding precorrin-8X methylmutase: MSTYIKVPQDIEKRSFEIIGEELGEKREKFDEKTLPIAKRVIHTTADFEYADLIEFQNGAVDSAMEALQNGCKIYCDTNMIVNGLSKLVLGKFNSSAYCLVSDEEVIKEAKERGVTRSIVGMEKAGKDRDTKIFLIGNAPTALYQLKEMIERGEIEKPALVVGVPVGFVGAAESKEAFKELGLPYITINGRKGGSTVAVSILHGILYQMYKREGF; encoded by the coding sequence ATGAGTACATATATAAAAGTTCCTCAAGATATTGAAAAAAGAAGTTTTGAGATAATAGGGGAGGAATTAGGAGAAAAGAGAGAGAAATTTGATGAAAAAACTCTCCCAATAGCAAAAAGAGTAATACATACAACAGCAGATTTTGAATATGCTGATTTGATAGAGTTTCAAAATGGGGCTGTGGACAGTGCTATGGAAGCTTTGCAAAATGGTTGTAAGATTTACTGTGATACCAATATGATAGTAAATGGACTTAGTAAATTAGTTTTAGGAAAATTTAACTCTTCAGCTTATTGTTTAGTGTCTGATGAAGAGGTTATAAAAGAGGCTAAAGAGAGAGGAGTTACTCGTTCAATAGTAGGAATGGAAAAAGCTGGAAAAGATAGAGATACAAAAATATTTTTAATAGGGAATGCTCCAACAGCTCTATATCAACTAAAAGAGATGATAGAGAGAGGAGAGATTGAAAAACCTGCTTTAGTGGTTGGAGTTCCAGTTGGATTTGTAGGGGCAGCTGAATCAAAAGAGGCATTTAAAGAATTAGGACTTCCATATATCACTATAAATGGAAGAAAAGGGGGAAGTACAGTAGCTGTATCTATTCTTCACGGAATACTTTATCAGATGTATAAAAGAGAGGGGTTTTAA
- the cbiD gene encoding cobalt-precorrin-5B (C(1))-methyltransferase CbiD, producing MSDKLKCGYTTGTCSAVGIKAGLEALINNNYLEQLEFTTLNGEKIVVPIYKIKTRKNSVSVAVTKYAGDDPDVTNGINICTKIKLVDKLPHIENGIYFKNFVLVGGRGVGKVTKLGLQVEIGKPAINPGPQKMIEEVADKFLEENVKKAIITIYVPEGLEKSKKTFNPKLGIVGGISILGSTGIVKPMSEEALKDSMFVELKVLRMAKDRDWCIFTFGNYSKNYCEKLGLDLEQTIVISNYVGFMIDSAVKLGFRKILLLGHIGKAIKIAGGIFNTHSRVADARVEIMGANAFLCGESPENIHKIMESNTVEEACDYIEKKEFFPFVANKVKKRVEEYSRGELECEVLLFSFKGDTLGYSERFYQMAGELAEKN from the coding sequence ATGTCTGATAAATTAAAGTGTGGTTATACCACTGGAACTTGTTCTGCTGTAGGTATAAAAGCAGGATTAGAGGCTCTAATAAATAATAATTACTTAGAACAACTAGAATTTACAACACTTAATGGAGAAAAGATAGTTGTACCCATATATAAGATAAAGACAAGAAAAAACTCTGTAAGTGTGGCTGTGACTAAATATGCTGGAGATGACCCAGATGTAACTAATGGAATAAATATATGTACTAAGATAAAATTAGTAGATAAATTACCCCATATAGAAAATGGAATCTATTTTAAAAATTTTGTCTTAGTTGGTGGAAGAGGAGTAGGAAAAGTTACCAAGCTTGGATTACAAGTAGAGATAGGTAAACCAGCTATCAATCCCGGTCCTCAAAAGATGATAGAAGAGGTAGCTGATAAGTTTTTAGAGGAAAATGTGAAAAAAGCTATAATTACTATATATGTTCCAGAAGGATTGGAAAAGTCTAAAAAAACTTTTAATCCAAAACTTGGGATAGTAGGTGGAATATCAATTCTTGGTTCTACTGGAATAGTAAAACCTATGAGTGAGGAAGCACTAAAGGACTCTATGTTTGTGGAACTCAAAGTATTGAGAATGGCAAAGGATAGAGATTGGTGTATATTTACCTTTGGAAATTATAGCAAAAACTATTGTGAAAAGTTGGGGCTTGATTTAGAGCAAACAATAGTCATAAGTAACTATGTGGGATTTATGATAGACTCTGCTGTAAAACTTGGATTTAGAAAAATTCTACTTCTTGGACATATAGGAAAGGCTATAAAAATAGCTGGAGGAATATTTAATACCCACAGTAGAGTGGCTGATGCTCGTGTGGAGATAATGGGAGCTAATGCTTTTTTATGTGGAGAGAGTCCAGAAAATATTCATAAGATAATGGAGTCTAATACTGTGGAAGAGGCTTGTGATTATATAGAGAAAAAAGAGTTCTTCCCATTTGTAGCTAATAAGGTAAAAAAAAGAGTAGAGGAGTATTCAAGAGGGGAGTTAGAATGTGAAGTTTTACTTTTCTCTTTTAAAGGGGATACTCTTGGATATAGTGAGAGATTTTATCAGATGGCAGGTGAGTTAGCTGAAAAAAATTAA
- the cbiE gene encoding precorrin-6y C5,15-methyltransferase (decarboxylating) subunit CbiE, whose amino-acid sequence MKKINVVGLGPGNIDYITKIGIESIKKCEIAIGGVRQLEEISSLLLPTCEKYTLGKLSDLIEFINKNRDRKICIIVSGDTGFYSLLSFLRKNYSREELNVIPGISSYQYLFSRIGEVWQDYKLLSVHGREAEYVEIFSKERGIVLLTDNINTPYVIAKNIYEAGYRDVEIVVGERLSYPDEKITFINIEDYEKLNREFFINLMIVRKKS is encoded by the coding sequence CTGAAAAAAATTAATGTAGTTGGACTTGGACCAGGGAATATAGATTATATAACTAAGATTGGAATAGAGAGTATAAAAAAATGCGAGATAGCTATAGGAGGAGTAAGACAATTAGAAGAGATTTCCTCTCTACTCCTACCTACTTGTGAAAAATATACTCTAGGTAAACTTTCTGATTTAATAGAGTTTATTAATAAAAATAGAGATAGAAAAATTTGTATAATTGTATCTGGAGATACAGGATTTTATAGTTTGCTTAGCTTTTTGAGAAAAAATTATTCCAGAGAGGAATTGAATGTAATACCTGGAATATCTTCTTATCAATATCTTTTCTCTCGTATAGGAGAGGTGTGGCAAGATTATAAACTTCTTAGTGTGCACGGAAGAGAGGCTGAGTATGTAGAGATTTTTTCAAAGGAGAGGGGAATAGTACTCCTTACTGACAATATAAATACTCCATATGTAATAGCTAAGAATATCTACGAAGCTGGGTATAGAGATGTGGAGATTGTGGTAGGAGAGAGACTCTCTTATCCAGATGAAAAAATTACCTTTATAAATATAGAGGACTATGAAAAACTTAATAGAGAGTTTTTTATAAATTTAATGATAGTAAGGAAAAAATCTTGA
- the cbiT gene encoding precorrin-6Y C5,15-methyltransferase (decarboxylating) subunit CbiT, translating to MHIYDKEFIQGELPMTKQEVRAVTVAKLQLKTNSILIDVGAGTGTIGIECATYLSDGKVIGIEKEEKGLETIKENVRKFNLTNYELIHGRAPESIPNVEYDRMFVGGSTGSMRSILEHFINYSTNDARLVINTITLESLNDTMALLKEYGFKDIEVVNMMVSRGKKVGPYTMMYGENPIYIITINK from the coding sequence TTGCATATATATGATAAAGAGTTTATCCAAGGAGAGTTACCTATGACAAAGCAAGAGGTAAGGGCTGTAACTGTTGCTAAGCTTCAACTAAAAACTAACTCTATATTGATAGATGTAGGAGCAGGAACAGGGACAATAGGAATAGAATGTGCCACTTATCTTAGTGATGGAAAGGTAATAGGGATAGAGAAAGAGGAAAAAGGATTAGAAACTATAAAAGAGAATGTAAGAAAATTCAATTTAACTAACTATGAATTGATACACGGAAGGGCTCCAGAGTCTATCCCTAATGTAGAGTATGATAGAATGTTTGTTGGTGGCTCAACAGGAAGTATGAGAAGTATATTAGAACACTTTATAAATTATTCCACAAATGATGCAAGACTTGTTATAAATACAATTACATTGGAGAGTTTAAATGATACTATGGCTCTACTTAAAGAGTATGGATTTAAAGATATAGAAGTAGTAAATATGATGGTATCAAGAGGAAAAAAGGTAGGACCTTATACAATGATGTATGGGGAAAATCCTATTTACATAATAACAATTAATAAGTAA
- the cobI gene encoding precorrin-2 C(20)-methyltransferase, translating to MTNKFYGIGVGVGDPEQITIKAVNTLKKLDVVIVPEAKKAEGSTAYEIAKEYLKDDIEIVFMEFPMLKNPLDRVEGRKANTRVVEKLLDEGKNVGFLTIGDTMTYSTYVYLLENMQDRYKSMVETIPGISSFADMSSRFNFPIVMGDESLKIISINDDTDIEKELAGSENIVFMKVMRNFDKLKEALIKTNNMNNIIMVSNSGKDTEKVFYDISNLTKEDIPYFTTMIFKKGGFEEWKKFSL from the coding sequence ATGACAAATAAATTTTATGGTATAGGGGTAGGAGTAGGAGACCCAGAGCAAATTACAATAAAGGCAGTAAATACTTTAAAAAAATTAGATGTAGTAATAGTACCAGAGGCAAAAAAGGCAGAGGGAAGTACTGCTTATGAGATAGCTAAGGAGTATTTAAAAGATGATATAGAGATAGTATTTATGGAATTTCCTATGTTAAAAAATCCATTGGATAGAGTAGAGGGAAGAAAAGCAAATACAAGAGTGGTAGAAAAATTACTTGATGAAGGAAAGAATGTAGGATTTCTTACAATAGGAGATACTATGACTTATAGTACATATGTATATCTTTTAGAAAATATGCAAGATAGATATAAATCGATGGTAGAAACTATCCCAGGAATTTCATCTTTTGCTGATATGTCATCAAGATTTAATTTTCCAATAGTAATGGGAGATGAGTCATTAAAAATAATATCTATAAATGATGATACTGATATAGAGAAAGAGTTAGCAGGTAGTGAGAATATAGTATTTATGAAAGTTATGAGAAATTTTGATAAATTAAAAGAGGCTCTTATAAAAACTAACAATATGAATAATATAATAATGGTATCTAATAGTGGAAAAGATACAGAAAAAGTTTTCTATGATATATCTAATCTTACAAAAGAGGATATCCCATATTTCACTACTATGATTTTTAAAAAGGGAGGGTTTGAGGAATGGAAAAAGTTTTCTTTATAG
- the cobM gene encoding precorrin-4 C(11)-methyltransferase — protein sequence MEKVFFIGAGPGDPELITVKGQRIVKEADIIIYAGSLVPKEVIDCHKEGAEIYNSASMTLEEVMEVTINGIKAGKKVARVHTGDPAIFGAHREQMDILDEYGIEYEVIPGVSSFLASAAAVKKEFTLPSVSQTVICTRLEGRTPVPEKESLESLATHRASMAIFLSVHMIGDVVKRLATSYPMTTPIAVVQRASWPDEKIVVGTLETIEVQVKEAGISKTAQILVGDFLGNEYEKSKLYDKTFTHEFRKGVE from the coding sequence ATGGAAAAAGTTTTCTTTATAGGAGCAGGACCAGGGGACCCAGAGTTAATAACAGTTAAAGGACAAAGAATTGTAAAAGAGGCAGATATAATTATATATGCAGGTTCATTAGTACCAAAGGAAGTTATAGATTGTCATAAGGAGGGAGCAGAGATTTATAACTCAGCTTCAATGACACTAGAAGAGGTAATGGAAGTAACTATCAATGGAATAAAAGCGGGGAAAAAAGTTGCTAGAGTACATACAGGAGACCCAGCAATATTTGGAGCACATAGAGAGCAGATGGATATTTTAGATGAGTATGGAATAGAGTATGAAGTTATTCCAGGGGTAAGCTCTTTCCTAGCTTCAGCAGCTGCTGTAAAAAAAGAGTTTACGCTTCCATCAGTTTCTCAAACTGTAATATGTACAAGATTAGAGGGAAGAACTCCTGTACCAGAAAAGGAATCATTAGAGAGCCTAGCTACTCATAGAGCTTCTATGGCAATATTTTTATCTGTTCATATGATAGGAGATGTAGTAAAAAGACTAGCTACTTCCTATCCTATGACCACTCCGATAGCTGTGGTGCAAAGAGCAAGCTGGCCAGATGAAAAAATAGTAGTAGGAACTCTAGAAACAATAGAGGTACAAGTGAAAGAGGCAGGAATATCTAAAACAGCTCAAATATTAGTTGGAGATTTTTTAGGAAATGAGTATGAAAAATCTAAGTTATATGATAAAACATTTACTCATGAATTTAGAAAGGGAGTAGAGTAG